In Salvelinus sp. IW2-2015 linkage group LG8, ASM291031v2, whole genome shotgun sequence, the sequence GACATCGCAGACGACAATGGCAACCGGGCACCATATGCCAAAGCACCCAGAAACTGAAGAAGTGCCCCTCTTGAGGCGAGGTGGTTGGAAATACTCAGTTTGGTGCTTTAATTGGACCAAGGAGGTTTGGCACTAAAGAGGGAGATGTCTATAGTAGGTTCACCATCAGCAGGAATAGGGTCAGGTAGAACAGTAAGGTTTAGGGAATAGGGGGATAGTTCTGTAGCTTCTCCATTTTCTACATCTCAGGGCTTCCATAGAGGCCGAGAAGACAGAGGAGGGTAGTAGACCAGCTACTGGCCGACAGGGGGCGACGGGGGGCGAGGGTCGGTAGAATTCAGGAGAAGGGCCTCCTGGGGGTATCAGAATCCTGACGGCGTCAGGACGTTCATGTCCCGGGGTTTGAGTTTGTGTGGGCGAGTCTGGGGGGGTCTCTTGCCCTCGATGCCGCTGATCTCGATCTTGGGGGGGTTGAACTTGGCGGGGTCATCCACCATGAGGTTGACCTGGGTCTTAATGCCTTCCATGGTGTTGGACTTTGGCACGCCAAAGTACGACTGTAGTGTGAAGCCTGAGGGACAGCAGAGGAGACAAGGATGTTAACGCACCTGACAAAAAGGTATAGCATCAGCCAAGCAAAAAAATTGCAACGTCCATTACATTTTAAGTTATTTTTTAGAATCCGAAATGCTGACTTGACCATGACTATAGAATACTATTATTAACACATTCTCTCTTGGGAACACAAAGTCTATTCTTAGACCCTtctcacttttttttattttttttttaacaaagaaaGCTCGGCCAACAACTCCCGAGGGACTGATTTCTCACCTGTGTTGGTTTCTGAACCGGGGTCAGTAGTGGACTTCTGTACTACCGGGCGAGAAGTTCCAAATAAgctccacctctcccctcccgctccacctcctccctcgTTGCCTCCCATTTCAGGGCTGAGGTTAGGACTACTGAGTTCTGTGGAAGCGAGAAATGGTGCAAGACTCTGGCTGTTGAACCAGTTCCTGCATGTCCACACACAACAAAGCCATTAGAGACATGGAACAATTGAACCTAATGTGCCATCTGAAAATATGACTCATATTTGAATCTAGTGCTCATTCAGAGGGGAGTGGACGTCTATTCAACTACAGGATCTATTCCAAAATAGCCAAAAATAGCCATTTGATGCATACCTGCGGTTGAGTATCGGTGAGGCGTGGGGACTGACGCTGGGGGTAACGGAGGGGGTCCCGGAAGGGGTGCCACAAGGTGTGGATTGAGCTGATGTCGAAAGCCTGTCCTCCTTGAAGTCCCCGCTTGGCATTCTCAGCTTCTGCAGAGACAAAGAGGTAGAAAGATGCAGCTTAGAGATGTTGTTCAGTAGCTCCCTGTCTGCAGcccatgagggagagagaggtgtgtgttttgCAAGACATTTACAGACAACACACATGACAAGAAGACACAGCAGGATTGTGACATTGAGACGAGTCAAATGATGGCtggccacaaacacacaaaccaaagCCCAGTTTGGCCtgtcccccccccatttgtttctGTGTCAAACTAAGGGTTATTGGAAACCGTTGACCGCCCTTAACCTCAGTCAATGGGAGAGATAGCCACTGAGGGGGCACTGAACAGAAGGAGTGAAGATACACTGGTGGGCCAACAGGCTACAAATTCCACTGGACCGGCACAAAGACAAATGGCCTTCTAATAACCCTCTCTACGAAGGGATCCCATTCCCATCAGTCCAAAATTAGAAGCTCACTGCATATCAAGTATTTTTATTATGTGTATAACTCAAACGCATCAAGAAAGGGAGTGTTCTTCCTAGGCCAAACAAGACAGGCAAACCACTTGTCCTGCACCCACCCACCCAGAAAGAAACCAAACCACCGTCAAGACCTGTCACAAACATCCCTATTACCCATAGCAGGATAAGCCTGCCAATATGGTTCCCCAGCTAGGTAGCAATATTCACAGAAGATTAGGCAATCTAGAGAGTTTCCCAGCTAATTCCATAGTCCATAGAACTATGCTATAGGCTAGTGAAAAAGCTCCAATCTTACCATTTTGAGTCTGTGGATTTTGGTTACTACCATCTCTGGAACGATATTCTCAATGTTCATCATCCTCCATTCTGTCGGGGAATATTGGGATGAATATCCCGTACCTCTGTATGTACAATGCACCTgcattctctctgtctgttctccagGTTGCAATCCTTGCTCTTGAGTTCTGCTCACTGTACTGCTCATCATTCCAATGTGGCTGATGCACTGTCTGTCCCCTCTTGGTTTGCTCTGCTCCTAACATTCTATCTAGGGGTTTCCTCTTGGGTTTCAGCACCTGACCGAAACATAACCTTTTGGAACCCTGCCTGTCGAATCCAAATCTGGTGTCGACCACGGCTCCAGACGGTTGGTCAGGGACCACATGTTTATGTCACACCCATGAACCTGTCAAAGACCCAGGAGGGGGGTAAATCCCTGACAATGTGACATTGATAGACCACACCCTTTTAGTAGGAAGGGCAAACTCGATTGTGATTTCTggtatatcataaaataaaataaattgcagCACGATTTCAGACTCATTCCACAGTTTTTACATGATTAAGtacaataccattggaaagatCAATTTATAATCCTAAAACTTAAGTTGAAAATGATGCTGTCACTGCTTCCTGTTGACAAGACAATTTGATAAAGAGCCAAATGTCAAAACACAGCTTTAACTTGCCCAAATCAAAAACCAATACGgagaaacagtttgtgatatgCTGAAAACATCAAATGTACTATCTacgctgagtatacaaaacattaagaacactccataacagactgaccaggtgaatccaggtgaacgctatgatcccttactgatgtcacctgttaaatccacttcaaaatcggTGTAGATCGGTTaaaaacagtttcccgtgtgtatcaagaatggtccaccacccaaacggtgggaagcattgtagtcaacatgggccgacATCAATGTGAAATGCGttctacaccttgtagagtccatgcccctacgaattgaggctgttcttataaactcaatattaggaaggtgttcataatgttttgtatactcagggtACACATACATGTGCAGCAAAAGTAACAATTTTAACGTTACTTGTTACAAGTTGCAATAAATCACTCATTGATTAGGAGAAAATATGGTTGTACGCGCTGTTGaaactaacaacaacaaaaacgtcgTATATATTGTATCGATGTGCTACGGAGTCGAAGGTTTGTCAACACACGCTAGGGCCAGACTGGCAGAAACTGGCTCTAGCCTGATAAACTGTTTGTTTAACCGGGACCTCACCAaacaacgttagctagcaagctacggTAGTTTAGCACAAAGCACAAAGTGTCCCCGTTTCTGTTGCCGGTATAACGTTAGACAGAAGTTAATAATTATTACCCAATCAGCTATATGACTATTcattgtgtatatactgtatgttaaattACCTTCGTTTCAGCTTGTTTTTGTTGCAAACGTACGGTAGGCCTCCGTTTATTTTACTGTTAGGTTAATTTAGCGAACGTTAGGCCTCGACATACAGGATATTGTCAAGGAAAATGAAACATAAATCTAATGAAATACCTTTTCATGAGAAGATTCCTTTGACTTTCCAGTACGATCCACTCTGTCACTTTATCCATTATTCGTATTTTGTATTCAAGTTTAATTGACAAATAAAGCACGGAGACGGAGGTACAatgatgtgtagctagctaagttagctacaaACCGGAAAAAAAAATCCCCTTTGTTACAGGCTTTCTGATTGGCTGTTTAAGGAAAATATGGGCGATCATGTCATTTTAAGGGTGTTGCCTGGCAACATGCAAAGCACAGAGAAATAAATTCTAGAACAGACTCattcttattatacctcagtggaaCATACGGCACTATCTATGGTTTAATACAAGTGTCAAAAGAACATAGAACCCGAAATCGAATCGAGAACCTGGCAACAAATCAGATGATCAAAAAACAAATACATCACACAAGGAAATAGCCCTGCTTTATTGTGGGTGACAATTTCTATATCCAGTAGCATTTTCATAAACTTTATTAGTGGTGTTTATTTTACACAAAGGGTAAAATGTATATAAGCTATTGTCGAGCCATTATATGTGTTGATGAAAATGAGTCCACCATATATGTGGATACCATTCACCTATAAAATAACTGAATATAGATTATGATTACAATACTAAAATGACTGTGTAACATGAGTGGATATTGATTGAATTCATTCAGTTTggctcctggatgctgattggctgacagggaaggacaattttttttatttttactgttctaattacgttggtaaccagtttataatagcaataaggcacctcgggggtttgtggtatatggccaatatacatggctacgggctgtatccaggcacaccgtgttgcgtcgtgcataacagcccttagccgtggtatattggccataaaccacaccgcctcatgccttattgcttaaatataccacgggtatgacgcaaaactacttgtttactgttctaattacattggtagccGGTTTATAATACCAATATGGCACCTCAGGcatttgtggtatatgaccaatatactacggcgttgtgcataagaacagcccttagccatagtACAGTATATTGGCCTCATACCATATACCCTCAGGCCTTATTTCTTaattataccacagcattgttgaatactggtttctgattggctagaagggcattctagaatgggcattaaaaccaaataatggacagttggaaaagatatcggGACACCTTGCAGTCATGACGATATACCCTTGGCCACTGTTGGAGATTCTATCCAGTCAGATATTTACATGCAAGCGGTAGGTCATGTTCTAAAGCAATGTATTCTATTTATGTACATGTGTACAAGTTCAGTACGTACTGTATATATGCATAGGTGCTGCATGCAATAGGGGAAGCTAAGCTTATATGTAACATACTATATGTCGATATTTAAGAATAGCATGCAATCGGTTGGCTCTATAGAGACGTCTTTTGTTTACAAGCAAACGGCACATTCGAGCTATGCGCACCCTTCCTCGTAT encodes:
- the LOC111967374 gene encoding putative monooxygenase p33MONOX, whose amino-acid sequence is MGSRQGDIPALESGVSGGFFGGFSSPIGMSRRAFSYDEALDAPMHSPPPDMCVNNPWKDPLIPQRKFKRIVEEDESCTGKTLNLSASQFNVATTAAPVKSPVPVVKAKASSLMNTLMIKQTQESLQRFELQAGLTEAGYTPHKGLSAEDTRFHRLAEGQMPKLRMPSGDFKEDRLSTSAQSTPCGTPSGTPSVTPSVSPHASPILNRRNWFNSQSLAPFLASTELSSPNLSPEMGGNEGGGGAGGERWSLFGTSRPVVQKSTTDPGSETNTGFTLQSYFGVPKSNTMEGIKTQVNLMVDDPAKFNPPKIEISGIEGKRPPQTRPHKLKPRDMNVLTPSGF